The Gadus macrocephalus chromosome 1, ASM3116895v1 DNA window gcctgcctgtcctagtgtgtttgtgtgtcattttttctaattgtgtgtctgtgtttgtgtgtcttggcatgtttgtgtttcgcggtatgggtgtgtttgtgtgtatttgtatttggtGTGATTCatcagtgtgttggtgtgtgtatttctaggtgtgtgtctatgtgtctgtcgcagtgtgtgtgtgtatgcgtctgtgtttttctagttgtgtgtgtatctaggtttgtgtgtgtgtgtgtgtgtgtgtgtgtgtgtgtgtgtgtgtgtgcgtgttctgtaCTGCCCTTATCTCTTAGGTCTCTTAAACACGGTGACTCACGGCCTTACCCCCGGCATCTGAATTCACCTTTTTAGGAGAAGGTTGATAGGAGTGTTACCATGCTATCTCGATGGTTATTAATACACACAATGGGAGAAGAGGTCCCCTAGCATTTGACTTTCTCCCTCTGATACCCTCTctgccgcgtgtgtgtgtgtgtgtgtgtgtgtgtgtgtgtgtgtgtgtttgtccaccaGTGTTCGACCCTTCTGGTCCCTCATTCCCACTGAGGTCTCACAGCCAAAAGGGCTTCTTTGGAGCTCCGGGTTTCTCGGAGAGTCTGTGCTAGCGTTGCCTCTCTCTTCATTCTTTCCATTCTAAACAGGTAGGTGTGGTTTCATCTCTGTGACGATAGACGCATGTGTCCATCTTTAACATCTGGAAAATTAGACTTAAGACTTGGTGCAGGCATGGACCATTAGGAGGTTGTAGATGAGTGGAGCCATGTGATGGTTTGATGGAGGAGAGTGATAAAGTCTGGTGAATGTTCACTGATTTCTAGCTGCTGAACACGCGCCGCCATGTCGGACAACGAAGAAATAACGGAGGAATACGAAGAGTAAGTCGAGTTTGTTTTGGTGCTATGCAGTCGACAGTCGAATACACACTTCTGATCCGTTCGCCTTGGATCGTGTGATGCTGCTTTTGACAATACTTATAGATAGACACTGACATGCTTAGCTTACTGATATTTAATAAATAGTTTGAAACGCCTACACCATATAAAACTGCTTTTTTTTTGGTCTCCTGAGGGCCGCTGTAACAGCCATTCTTCTCTCATTTTCAGGGAAGTCGAAGAAGGTAAGAAGTCTCCCTCAAGATTCAAATATTTCGATATCTGGTATTGTGTCCACATGTCCTGTACAGCTGAGAATACATGACAGAAACCTGATTAGCGTGCAGTCCTGATCGTAGACGTAAAACTAAGCTTTTACATAGGTTAAGTAAGGGAAAAGAACCTGTTCTGTGAGAATATGAACCCTTATTATTTCCATAGCTGTCGGCAGTAATGCGTCTTGCAGGGTAAACACTAATGCGCGATAAAGGTCACCTGTTTGAAGTGTAATGATAATATCATTatctggaaaaaaaaatccctgtAGCGCTTCACATTGTAATATTGTTTTCTAGTTCAACTTAGTTCAACCCTAACCCATTTCTTGTCTGCTTGCTTTTCTCTGAATCTTGATTAGAGGAGGAAGCCCCTGAAGGTATGTGGAGTTCTCCATGACTCATCCaacacagatttttttttttacatacattCATCAAATACTGGAACAACAGCAGCTATAGAACATAGCTACATTTAGAGAGCTTAGGTCTAGTGAGCGCAGGTAAAGCTTCATAGAAAGAAAAACCTGTTAAGTTGAATCAATAGTGCCTTTAAACATGGGGAGATGAAGCGAGCAGACCTTCCTCTTGCTACATTTATCTGTGACTCTTCCAAGGTCATATTGGCTGAGGTAATACAACTAATAAAAACGGACAACTCACAACTGATAAGAGAGTGAATCAAGTTCCCTTTTCCTTgctgaaataataaaaaatagaatatcAGGTCTTAACACCAAGGTCGTATTTTTTGCAGACaggagtattcattatttattctgTATAGATTCAAATGATGAACATGCACCTTAAAGTGTGAGTGAAGTGAACCCACATTTTCTGCTTGAAAACTAACACTAGATAAAGAAAAATGATGAATGACGAAGCTCTGCGACAGGACCCAGTCCCCGTCACCGTCCTTgggcaacaccccccccccccaacacacacacacccacacacgaccacacatgttttctttttgtctgtggttgtgtgagtgtgtgtgcgtgtgtgtgtgtgcgtgtgtgtgtgtgcgtgtgtgtgtgtgtgcgtgtgtgtgtgtgtgtgtgtgtgtgtgtgtgtgtgtgtgtgtgtgtgtgtgtgtgtgtgcgtgtgtgtgtgtgtgtgtgtgtaagtacaaGTTTTCCAGTCCTTCCAGTCCAGTTTTATCTAGTTTTATCAGCGTCTATGTCAAACGCTGGTGCTGTGTTGTTCTGAAGCCAGCACCCTGTTATCTGGGGGCTATGTTATCCACGCTATCTCAGAAGTTCCTCTCCACTTTCCATCGTGCATCACAAAACGCAAAACAGGCTTGATTCAAAGTTATGCAGCAAGAGGGAGGAGTAAGGGTGGGGCGGATTAGCGGTAACAGGGTGTGGCGGCAGGGTGGCTTATTCTGTAAGCCACCCTGTGGCAGTTGAAGCTTTTAGTTTGAACCGATCTCACAGCTGTCTCACATGTCACATTTTTTATCATTCATATGGCGCAATATTTGTGAGTGTGACACTTGgttcacgccccccccccagaggcccCAGGCGAGGAGCAAGAgccggaagaggaggagctacaacaggaaggggaggatcctgaggtggaggaggagctagaggaAGAGACCAATGAGGAACAAGGTGAGCGGAGGTTAAcgctttaattattttattatgataTAAAACAGATAAAGATTTGATTGCCTTGTTTGTACATCATTCCAGACTTGAAATGAAGGTTGAAGGAAGGTTTTTAGGAACAGAAAAACCATCCACCCATGGTGCAACGGCAGTATTCAAGTATTTCATGTCAAAATCAGATGTAATAGGGCAATGTTAAAGCAAATCTGAGTGGAATGAGTTTATATACTCGTGAATCTTCGTGACATATGGATCGTCTCTTCTAGAATATCCATGCGCTAAGAAGATATATATCAAGATATTTATGAGTCTATCCATATGTTATGAAGACATGGATAGACTCCATAGAATTAAAATACTTGTTATACAGGGTCACGCCAGtaaattaatgaaaaaagttTTCTCTTTGCCAAAAAGATTCTTGACTCAAATAATGGGATGAGATTAGGGGTTGCACAGTTTCCTACAGAACCTCAGGTCGTcatttaaaacaatgtttttagaGGCTTTCTAAGCACCTCCTGCCCCTCAGGCAGCATGATCAACATCCTTCTTCAGTCAGTATGCTCAGGATGCTTCACATTGCCCTTGAGCCTGAACCTCATGTTACCCTCTCAGGAGATCTACATGTTTAAAGCGGCGTAGAATTTCAGTTCACGGTATGGTTTGCGGTGATGATACCAATCGCGGAAAAATAATACACAAATCACTTAGAATAATGCTTGAGAATTCTGCTCCATTCTGAACGGGTAGAAAAAAAATATGTGGGTCATTCAAAGTTCCCCTTGGCCTAGTGTGTAAGTCCGTTGTGTAAATCATGTACACAGAACTCTGGTGTTCAGGTTTTGCTCTGGGCACCTTTCAGACATGGCGTGTCTTTGCTGTGGTTTCTTTCAGATGGTGAAGATGAGGCCGCTGAGGATGAAGGAGGTAACGGTGGCTAATCGTTATCGCTTTCTAAAAGACGTCCTACTGTTTGTCTTGGACCCTCTTGCTGTGCGAAGACATTAGGCAAATCAGTTCATCTCGGGATGAGGTTTATGTATTTGTCGGAACGTGTTTGTGtcggtgtttggatgtggttgATTGATCCCTAAATGATATCTATCTCattgtgattttgctttgtccCTTGTgacacacagaagaagaagcaaaGCCTAAATTCAAGTAAGTTGGTGGTAAAGACTGatatacacgcatgcacgcacgcaagcactcATACTTATGTTTATCTCCTTGTTTTCCCACAGGCCGTTCATCATGCCTAACCTCATACCACCCAAGATACCAGACGGAGAGAAGGTGGACTTTGATGTGAGTTATTAGCTATGGAGAGACATTTCACTTATAGACTTTAAAATATGACGTTATTTTGCCTTATTTCACGTCGTTAGCTCATCTCAATGAATGCAACTCAGGTCATGGGATATGTTGGAGCAGGACTTCACATAAGATGAACTTCTTTTAGAGTGACTGTTTCTgtgtcttctttctttctttccaatATCTCTTAAATAATCGCTTGTCGTCATTTACAGTTTACATTTTACCCTCATGATTCATTAATGTGGGATCTACTGTTAACCCAGGAGAACATGCAAACAGGTTTACAGCTGCTTTTACTATCTCAAGTACCGTAATGACCGTAATGTGCTTCTATAACTGCTGGAGAGACGAAAGGGCCCTTTATATCAGGAGGTACCATTAAGatgagtctgtgtgttgtggcagGATATCCACCGGAAGAGGATGGAGAAGGATCTGACAGAGCTGCAGACACTGATCGAAGTTCACTTTGTGAGCaggaagaaggaagaggaggattttATAAACCTTAAGGAACGGATtgtgagggacacacacacacacaacccggaaatactcatacacaaacatgcatccaCGCTTACTGATTGATTGACAGACACATCACACAATCATGATTGATGTGTCTGGCCGATGTGTGATCTTACATACCCACAAACAAATACccacacattgcacacacacacaatgcatagtGTGCAGTCCGGTTGGGTTGGTTTTCAGGGGTTGCTAAGATACGCTGACTTATTCTGCAGGACAAGCGGCGTTCTGAGCGAGCGGAGCAGCATCGGATCCGCAGCGAGCGGGAGAAGGAGCGTCAGAAGCGCCTTGAGGTAGGGTCGTCTCGCCGGCGGTGGCACACTTCCTCCACCCAAGACAAACATCATCCACAAACTATTGGCCGAGGTGAAGGCGTCCGACTCCCAGCCGAATAGTCATGGGTTTGCACTCTGATACCAACAGTGGACCTTCCGCCTCATTCACTATGAGTCAGTTTTAACTCATTAATTCACCATAATTAATTAACCGTCTATTTGGTTAAAAACATCTGATCAATGACTTAATAGTGAACAGTAgagaaggtctctctctctctctctctctctctctctctctctctctctctctctctctctctctctccattattctctatgtctctcactctatctctccagGATGAGAGGTCTCgcaaagaggaagaagaggccaAGAAGAAGGCGGACGACGAtgcgaagaagaagaaaacccTGACCAGCCTCCATTTTGGGGGCTACATGCAGAAGGTGGTGAgcatgggggaagggggggggggggggggagtgccgGGCCACAACATCTAAGCAGGTGAACCCAAAAAAttgaacaaattaaataaaattgaTAATACGATAACCTTCTCTTCCATCTCTCCACGCTTGTGCCACAGGCGGAGAAGCGGAGCGGTAAGCggcagacggagagggagaagaagaggaagattcTAGCCGACAGACACAAGCCTCTGGACGTGGAGAACAAAAGCGAGGCGGTGCTCAAGTGGGTTCAGCTTCCTTAGCCTAGCAACACGTCACCACAGGATCTAACCCGGTGCTATCACCACAACATGTGACGCTAGTCTCAGATTCATATGTTAAGGACACTTATTATACCAGCAGGTATGTGTGGGATTAGCCTTTATTCTAATACCCTACTGAGGACTTAGATATGTACGTAACAAGACTGGAAACCAGGCCTTACTGCGTCCCTTGTAGTTCTGTTTCCGGCCCAGGCTTTGAGCCCTTCTGCTGCATTAACACAAGATATAATGACCATTATATATTAACATaatttaaaaacaataatagAAAAATCttgataatataaatattaatatatgtgtaaatatatttatttatatatgatGCATCAACACAATATGTTATGATGATAATTCATGTACATAATTATAACAATagcaatataatatatattattaacagAAGATGAATGACGATGAATGATTACAATACCTAATACATATTATGATAATAACCcgatataataattaaaatacagatgatagtaattataataattgttatACTCTGTTCACAGGGAGAAAGCTCAGGGGTTATGGGACTGGATGCACCAACTGGAGCAGGACAAGTTTGAATTTCAATACCTGTTTGCCAGACAGAAATACGAGGTGGGTGTTGTTGTCAGTGTACCGAAACACTGTATAAAGCGTACTAGATACACAGGTCGACCTTATGACCTTTCCGTTTTTGTGTTTAATGATTATTTTCAGATCAACGTGCTAAGGAACCGCGTGAGTGATCACCAGAAAATGTGAGTGCTTCATTCTATTTTCCcttctaaccctctctcttgttctcactctctcatgTTTCTCTCTAAAGTTTTCTGCTCTACCTGCAccgacatgtacacacacacccacatacacacacacacaccaacacacacacacacacacacacacccacatacacacacacaccaacacaccaacacacacacacacacacacacacccacatacacacacacaccaacacacacacccacacgcacacgcacacacacacacacacacacacacacacacacacacacacacacccacatacacaca harbors:
- the tnnt2a gene encoding troponin T type 2a (cardiac) → MSDNEEITEEYEEEVEEEEEAPEEAPGEEQEPEEEELQQEGEDPEVEEELEEETNEEQDGEDEAAEDEGEEEAKPKFKPFIMPNLIPPKIPDGEKVDFDDIHRKRMEKDLTELQTLIEVHFVSRKKEEEDFINLKERIDKRRSERAEQHRIRSEREKERQKRLEDERSRKEEEEAKKKADDDAKKKKTLTSLHFGGYMQKVAEKRSGKRQTEREKKRKILADRHKPLDVENKSEAVLKEKAQGLWDWMHQLEQDKFEFQYLFARQKYEINVLRNRVSDHQKISKRTKRGLRK